The following nucleotide sequence is from Cellvibrio sp. PSBB006.
ATTGTCGAACAATCCTGCCATTTAGGCAAAAATGATTTGCGCAGCCAAAGCCATTAGAAATACCAACATAAGACTGATGACATTCGATGAACGTATTCGCCATTAACTCGCCTACCTATAACCCTTACGATTTGTTGCGGGTCTACACCTACTATCGGACCTTGTTGGGCGCCGTGCTGTTGTTAATGTTTCAAGGCGATATCGCCCGGAATGTTCTGGGGAATGATAACCCGGACATTTTTTTCTATACCTCCGCCAGCTATACCCTGATCAACTTCATCAGCCTTATCATGTTCTGGCGGGTGAAATTTCTGCCATCGCAGAAACAACTATTCAGCCTATTATTTATCGATCTTGTAGCCATTATCCTGCTGATGTATAGCAGTGGAGGAATTCTCAACGGACTCGGGTATTTGCTTTTGGTGGCTGTCGCGGCGGGCGGGATGTTGTTGCGAGGGCAGATCGCTATATTCTTTGCAGCGTTGGCCAGTATCGCTGTTATTTCGGAAAGCACGTACCGGTATTTCACTTCATCGCTCGACAATAAAGCGTTTTTCTCTGCCGGGTCGCTCGGTGCGTTGATCTTCATCATCGCCATTGCGTTTCAATATCTCACGCGCAAAATTCGCAGTAGTAATGAAGAAGCCATTGCACAGGCACAACATGTTGCACATTTGCAGAAACTGGCACAGATGATCGTCGAGCGTATGCGCACTGGCATAGTGGTATTCAACAAAAATCGTGGTATAGAACTGCTTAATAATTCTGCCCGCAACCTGTTGGGATTACCGCCTGAACAGACATCACGGCTGACCTTACGCGATGTGCCCGCCCTGGATCACAAGGTAACGCAGTGGCAGCAGGCCAAAAAACAGTACTCCCCCATTCTGAAGATTGATAACGGACTGAGCGATGAAGTAAAGATTAACTTTGCTCCGCTGGAATCCGATGAAAATACGGATACTTTGATTTTTGTGGAAGACAACCGGGCCATTGCACAACAGGCACAGCAACTTAAACTGGCTTCGCTCGGCCGTTTGACGGCGAGTA
It contains:
- a CDS encoding PAS domain-containing sensor histidine kinase; amino-acid sequence: MNVFAINSPTYNPYDLLRVYTYYRTLLGAVLLLMFQGDIARNVLGNDNPDIFFYTSASYTLINFISLIMFWRVKFLPSQKQLFSLLFIDLVAIILLMYSSGGILNGLGYLLLVAVAAGGMLLRGQIAIFFAALASIAVISESTYRYFTSSLDNKAFFSAGSLGALIFIIAIAFQYLTRKIRSSNEEAIAQAQHVAHLQKLAQMIVERMRTGIVVFNKNRGIELLNNSARNLLGLPPEQTSRLTLRDVPALDHKVTQWQQAKKQYSPILKIDNGLSDEVKINFAPLESDENTDTLIFVEDNRAIAQQAQQLKLASLGRLTASIAHEIRNPLGAISHASQLLGESEGLSPHDQRLLEIIDNHCKRVNQIIENVLQLSRRRMAQPQQVQLNTWIEHFMEEYKNSRAEPVDIKVICLEHNIVGQFDPGQLHQVITNLCDNGLRYSKIAGGKASVILEIGVDEKLQRPYINVIDSGPGIALENLKHLFEPFFTTENTGSGLGLFICKELCEANQAFIHYRRTEDGSSCFHIQLAHHERAL